In the Arachis ipaensis cultivar K30076 chromosome B04, Araip1.1, whole genome shotgun sequence genome, CAGGTTCAACGGAATGAGACACTGTTGCGTTGCCTTAGACCAACTCTGCAACAGCAAACATACAAACCCAACCCACCCAAAAAACCCTAACACTGCAACGAACTTCAGCTTCCACTCTGCCACTTGAGTTCTTGATTTCATCATCGAAAGCTTCTTCCTTAACCTAGCAATTTCTGAATACTCCACCTCTGTATCTGGATCTGCCCAATGAAAAAAATTGCAGCCTTCTTTCACCTGCACATACCCACAGAGATCACCATCCCTTCCAACGTCCAGAAGACTGATTTCAGcgaaaaagtaaataaacaaacCTCAAAGTAGACACAGCCCCAAAATCTGCGACCTGGGTTCTCCTTGGTCCCCGAGATTCGCAACACCGGCTTCTCACCGTGAGAACAAAGTAGCAGCCTACCTTGTGACGAAGATGGGATTCGAGACGAGGTTGAGCTTCGTGCAGCCATGGCTGTCTCCCTCCACCAGGTCCTCAGGGTGAGCTCTGCAACAATGGCTTCCACGCTGCTTTACCCTTTCCTCTTCTCAATTCAACGTATCATTATTAAACTTTTCCATTCATTTTaatttcctatatatatatatatatatttattattattttcgatgATCATAACGGCCTCATAACGACGCAAGGGCATTTGCGTCCGAAAAAGTtataaaggacgattttaaatttaaatgcgactttaaggacgattttaaatcaaaatatacatcGGGGACGgattcgattctgaccctcaacgtgagggaccaaaatcgtacttatcccaaaaataaattaataataataaaatctcttgacaaggtataagaactggatgtcctatcctagttatccttatcaattgtaatgagaattggatttttgttcccaccttgttaacctctaactatgaaggtaagtcaagtggatgaatcaattttattcctctggtcctagtcaattcctatggaaagactagagttattggaatacaaatcaactagcaaagataacaatcatcaatcacaaggagtttgataactcaagtgtctccaattatttaaccaaagcaaaaagggagaaaatctacttgaataaaaatgccttcagatgggaagcaacagtaacataaataaaagaaagaaatcttaaatctgaaatacctcaaattatattaaataaagaaatcaactctaacatgaagttcataagccaaattgaaaagataaataacaattaaagtaatagaataaataaaagtaaaaaataaattaaaggaacattgaacctgtgattgaaaagaagtagcctaaacataatagaaatcctaaatcctaatcctaagagagaggagagaacctctctcactaAAAcaacatctaatcctaaaattgtgtattattacagcttgat is a window encoding:
- the LOC107636409 gene encoding uncharacterized protein LOC107636409 — translated: MAARSSTSSRIPSSSQGRLLLCSHGEKPVLRISGTKENPGRRFWGCVYFEVKEGCNFFHWADPDTEVEYSEIARLRKKLSMMKSRTQVAEWKLKFVAVLGFFGWVGFVCLLLQSWSKATQQCLIPLNLV